The following coding sequences are from one Triticum dicoccoides isolate Atlit2015 ecotype Zavitan chromosome 4A, WEW_v2.0, whole genome shotgun sequence window:
- the LOC119284966 gene encoding glucan endo-1,3-beta-glucosidase 3-like: MAKLHFFLLLLLAAAEAIHGEDGAYIGVNIGTAMSSVPAATQITTLLRSQNIRHIRLYDADPGMLSALANTGIRVIISVPNEQLLAIGNSNATAAKWVARNVAAHYPSVNITAIAVGSEVLSTLPNAAPLIMPAMRYLQNALVAAALDKYIKISTPHSSSIILDSFPPSQAFFNRSLDPVLVPMLKFLQSTGAPLMLNVYPYYDYMRSNGVIPLDYALFRPLPPNKEAVDANTLLHYTNVFDAVVDAAYFAMAYLNVTNVPVMVTETGWPHKGDASAEPDANNDNADTYNSNLIRHVMNVTGTPKHPGVAVPTFIYELYDEDTRPGTASEKYWGLFDMNGIPAYALHLTGSGVLLANDTTNQTYCVAREGADEKMLQAALDWACGPGKVDCSVLTQGKPCYDPDTVEDHATYAFNAYYHGMGMGSGTCYFSGVAVITTTDPSHGSCVYGGKNGSALLNGTSLAPSSNSTADSGSRRAVGDVTSFVRIVVTALLLSVVALL, encoded by the exons ATGGCGAAgctccacttcttcctcctcttgcTGCTGGCCGCCGCCGAAGCTATTCACGGCGAAGATG GGGCGTACATAGGCGTCAACATCGGCACGGCCATGTCATCGGTGCCGGCTGCCACGCAGATCACCACGCTGCTCCGCTCGCAGAACATCCGGCACATCCGCCTCTACGACGCCGACCCGGGGATGCTGTCGGCGCTCGCCAACACCGGCATCCGCGTCATCATCTCCGTCCCCAACGAGCAGCTCCTCGCCATCGGCAACTCCAACGCCACGGCGGCCAAGTGGGTGGCGCGCAACGTGGCGGCCCACTACCCGTCCGTGAACATCACGGCCATCGCGGTCGGCTCCGAGGTGCTCTCCACGCTCCCCAACGCCGCGCCGCTCATCATGCCTGCCATGCGCTACCTCCAGAACGCGCTCGTGGCCGCGGCGCTCGACAAGTACATCAAGATCTCCACGCCGCACTCGTCCTCCATCATCCTCGACTCCTTCCCGCCGTCGCAGGCCTTCTTCAACCGCTCGCTGGACCCGGTGCTCGTGCCGATGCTCAAGTTCCTGCAGTCCACCGGCGCCCCGCTCATGCTCAACGTCTACCCGTACTACGACTACATGCGCTCCAACGGCGTCATCCCGCTGGACTACGCGCTGTTCCGGCCGCTGCCGCCCAACAAGGAGGCCGTGGACGCTAACACGCTGCTGCACTACACCAACGTCTTCGACGCCGTCGTGGACGCCGCCTACTTCGCCATGGCGTACCTCAACGTCACCAACGTGCCGGTCATGGTGACGGAGACCGGGTGGCCGCACAAGGGCGACGCGTCCGCCGAGCCGGACGCCAACAACGACAACGCCGACACGTACAACAGCAACCTCATCCGGCACGTCATGAACGTCACCGGCACGCCAAAGCACCCCGGGGTGGCCGTGCCGACGTTCATCTACGAGCTGTACGACGAGGACACTCGCCCCGGCACCGCGTCCGAGAAGTACTGGGGCCTGTTCGACATGAACGGCATCCCGGCGTACGCGCTGCACCTGACTGGCTCCGGCGTGCTGCTGGCCAACGATACGACGAACCAGACCTACTGCGTGGCGCGGGAGGGCGCGGACGAGAAGATGTTGCAGGCCGCGCTCGACTGGGCGTGCGGCCCGGGGAAGGTGGACTGCTCCGTGCTGACGCAGGGGAAGCCGTGCTATGACCCGGACACCGTGGAGGATCACGCCACGTACGCGTTCAATGCCTACTACCATGGGATGGGGATGGGCTCCGGGACGTGCTACTTCTCCGGCGTCGCCGTGATCACCACGACCGATCCGA GCCATGGATCTTGTGTCTATGGTGGGAAGAACGGCAGCGCGTTGCTGAACGGAACCTCGCTGGCGCCGTCGTCGAACTCCACCGCGGACTCCGGATCCCGGCGGGCAGTCGGCGATGTCACGTCGTTCGTCCGGATCGTCGTCACCGCGCTGCTCTTGAGCGTCGTCGCTCTGTTGTAG